Proteins encoded within one genomic window of Gallus gallus isolate bGalGal1 chromosome 1, bGalGal1.mat.broiler.GRCg7b, whole genome shotgun sequence:
- the MYF6 gene encoding myogenic factor 6 yields the protein MMMDLFETGSYFFYLDGENGALQQLEMAEGSPLYPGSDGTLSPCQDQLPPEAGSDSSGEEHVLAPPGLQPPHCPGQCLIWACKTCKRKSAPTDRRKAATLRERRRLKKINEAFEALKRRTVANPNQRLPKVEILRSAISYIERLQDLLHRLDQQDKMQEVAADPFSFSPKQGNVPGSDFLSTCGSDWHSASDHSRALGGSPKAGGSMVESSASSSLRCLSSIVDSISSDEPKLPGAEEAVEK from the exons ATGATGATGGACCTTTTCGAAACCGGCTCCTATTTCTTCTACTTGGACGGGGAGAATggggccctgcagcagctggagatggCAGAGGGCTCGCCGCTGTACCCGGGCAGCGACGGCACCCTGTCCCCGTGTCAGGACCAACTGCCGCCGGAGGCCGGCAGCGACAGCAGCGGCGAGGAGCACGTGCTGGCCCCGCCGGGCCTGCAGCCCCCGCACTGCCCCGGCCAGTGCCTCATCTGGGCCTGCAAAACCTGCAAGAGAAAGTCGGCCCCCACCGACCGGCGGAAAGCGGCCACGCTGCGGGAGCGGAGGAGGCTGAAGAAGATCAACGAAGCCTTCGAGGCTCTGAAAAGGCGGACTGTGGCCAACCCCAACCAGCGGCTGCCCAAGGTGGAGATCCTGAGGAGCGCCATCAGCTACATCGAGAGGCTGCAGGACCTGCTGCACAGGCTGGATCAGCAGGACAAAATGCAGGAGGTGGCGGCGGACCCCTTCAGCTTCAGCCCCAAGCAGGGAAAC GTCCCCGGCTCCGACTTCCTGAGCACCTGCGGCTCCGACTGGCACAGCGCTTCCGACCATTCCCGCGCGCTGGGGGGCAGCCCCAAAGCAG GGGGCTCCATGGTGGAGTCGTCGGCCTCCAGCAGCCTGCGCTGCCTCTCCTCCATCGTGGACAGCATTTCCTCCGACGAGCCCAAGCTGCCCGGCGCGGAAGAGGCGGTGGAGAAATGA